The Chryseobacterium sp. JV274 sequence ATTACTTTATTTATTTCTCAAAAAAAGATTTTACCCAATCATCGGCATTATTTTCTATGTCTTTATAGTTGCCTTCAGCTTTAATGATACCGTCTTTAAGGACGATGACCCTGTCACCGGTATATTTTGCACAGGTTAAATCATGTGTTATGATAATGGATGAGGTATTGTATTTTAGTTTGATATTTCGAATGAGCCCGATAATTTCACGAGCTGTGATAGTATCTAGGCCTCCGGTAGGCTCATCATAAATGATAATTTCCGGTTTAATGATTAATGCTCTTGCCAGCCCGATCCTCTTTCTCATTCCTCCCGAGAGTTCTGCCGGTAATAGGTCAATCGCTTCCTCCAGTCCTACATTTTGTAACGCTTCTTTAACAGCTGTTTCTATTTCCTGCTCATTAAGCATTTTATTATTGTGCTGCAATGTAAAAACTAAATTCTCCCTGACCGTCATTGAATCATATAAGGCCCCATTTTGGAATAAAAAACCAATTTTCATTCGGATCAGGTTAAGCCCTTCATTATCCAATTTTGTTATATCCTTTCCTGATATAAATATTTCTCCTTTATCAACTTTGGTGAGACCTACTAGACATTTAACAGTAACAGACTTCCCCGAGCCTGATTTTCCTAAAATGACCAGATTTTCTCCTCTTTTAACGGTAAAGCTGATACCATTGAGTACCTTATTACTGCCATATGATTTGTAAACATTTTTAAATTCTATCAATGTTTCGCAGTTTTGTAATTCATTGCGCTCAGCTGTAAATTTTCCTCTATTTTCCATTATAATTCAAAAAATAAGTCGGTTATCTGTACTGCAATAAGATCAATGATAAAAATGATCAAAGATGCTGAAACTACGGCTGAATTTGCCGCTTTTCCCACACTTTTAGTTCCCCCCGAAGCATTAAATCCTTCATAACAACCAATAATTCCAATAAAAAATCCGAAAAAGAACGTCTTAATGATAGCTGGTAAAATGTCTTCATATTCTAGCGATTGAAATACATGGGAGAAATAATGTTCAATATTGCTTTCACTATGCATATTGATGCCGACAAAGCCGCCCATAATCCCAATCAGATCGGCATATAATACTAAAATAGGAATCATTAATGTTGTAGCAAGAGTTCTGGTTACCACCAGATACCGATAAGGATTGATCGCTGAAACCTCCATGGCGTCAATTTGTTCTGTGACTTTCATAGAACCCAGTTCTGCTCCAATTCCTGACGAAACTCTTCCTGCACAAATCAAAGCCGTAATGACTGGTGCAATTTCCCTTATTAATGACAGTGAAACCATACCAGGTATCATAGATTCTGCACCGAACCTTGCCATAGCCGGACGTGACTGTATGGTAAGGACTAATCCCATAATAAAAGCCGTTATCGTTACTAAAGGCAACGACTGGTAACCAACAACAAAACATTGTCGTATAAACTCTTTAAACTCAAATCCCGGTTTGAAAATTTCTTTAAAAAATCGCCGGGAGAATAAAGCTATGTTGCCTGCTATGCTAAGGTAATTTTTAAAATAAGTTTTCACGATGTTGCATTTAAAATATTCCAGTGCCTTTTGTTTATGATCTATAGGATTATGCCTATCAACAAAACCGATACCATGCAGTGCGTAAAAAATGGGTATAGGCCTATTATTTATAAATTATACTCATAATCTACCTCTAACTTATTTTTTACATCCTGTATACCAGGGGTTTTCCATGCAATACGACCAGCTTCCTCCTTTTGATGCCAGGTATGTACCGTGCCCGTTAATATGACAGTGGTTCCAGATACTGATACACTGATTTCACTATTATCAATCGAACTTCTGTCAAGTGCCCTCTCAATATCACTCTTTTCAACAGTGTCCCGGATTTCTGGGTTAATGGTGATATTATTGTAAATACCTTTAACGCCGGGAAGATACTTAACGGCATTTTCTGTAATTTCCCTTAAATACTCCCAAGATACTTCACCATCCAGATCCACCCATCCATCTTCTACTTTTACTGTTATTTTTTCTTGTGGAATAAATGAGTTTGCATTAAATGCCGTTATAATTTCACTGGCGATTTCGACATCGGTTTTTGAGCGGGGGTCCGGTAATTTTACTTCAATATCTTCTACCAAAACCCTTACCCCTGTAACATTTTTTGCGGCATGCTCAGCCTGCAGCTTTTTTGCATAACTGTCTACATTACCTGTAAGGGAAACAATTCCGTTATTTACAACAACACCAATTTCTGCTGAATACAGCAAAGGTTCCCATTGAATGGCATCCTGAACATCTTTTTGTAATTCTGCATTTGTTTTCATTTGTTATACGATTTTATACTTCAAAGTTCCGGCAACTTCGCAGAATATAAGATGACTAACATCACAATGAATCATGATGTTAATCAGGATAAATGTTTGGTGGTGTGTATTTTATTATTGAAATTTGGATAGCTATGTACGCGTGAAGCTTAAAAAATAATAAAAATGGACAAAACTATTTTAACAATAACACTGAACCCATCAGTAGACAAAAGCAGCAGTGTTCAAAACATCGTTCCTGAAAAGAAGTTGCGTTGTAATTCCCCTATATATGAACCGGGAGGAGGCGGAGTTAATGTATCCAGAGCCTTAAAAAGATTAGGAGTAGTCTCAGATATTTTTTTTACTTCAGGGGGAAGGACCGGCAGACTGCTTGAAAACTTGCTTAAGGGCGAGGAGCTGAATGTATTCCCTTTTCATATTACTTCAGAAACGCGGGAAAATTTCATTGTTTTGGATCTCTCTACCAACAAACAGTATCGATTTGGATTTCCCGGAGAAGAGCTGACGCTGGAACAGCAAAAAGATATTCTAAGCATTTTGCCTACCATAAATCCCTGTCCGGATTTTGTCGTCATCAGTGGTAGTCTACCAACAAACACAAATCCGAATTTTCTAAGAAGACTTGTTAATATCTATAAGGCAATGGGAACTAAGGTAATTATCGATACTTCAGGAGAAGCTCTGAAAACAGCGGTAGAAGAAGGGGTATTTTTATTAAAACCTAATATTGGAGAACTTGCCTTTTTAGTGGGAAAAGAAAAACTGGAAGAAACTGATATAGATCAAGCTGCCCGGCTTATTATTTCACAGGGTAAAGCTGAGATTGTGGTAGTATCGTTGGGCTCTCAGGGAGCTGTCTTATTTTCAGAAAGTGAAAAAATTAAGATTGCGGCACCGGTTGTCGAAGTGAAAAGCACTGTTGGTGCCGGAGATAGCATGGTTGCAGGAATGGTTTCAGTTTTGGTAAAAGGGGGTAATTGTAAAGAAGCCCTTTCCATGGGAATTGCTTGTGGATCTGCCACTACAATGACCCAAGGAACAGGACTTTTTACTAAGGAAAATGCAAAGCATTTATTTTATGAAATATGGAAATAATTCTTACTCAAAAAAGATATATCACATTTAGAACTAATTTTAGTCTGAGAATTTATTCTATTATATGTGAACGTAAAAGCCAAGCCATTTTCTGATGTATTTCTAATAGGCGCGTTATAAAATGCTCTGTTGCTATATCGTGTAAGTCATCCTTACAACTCATGATATACTCACAAAGTATTAGAATTAGACTCTCATGATCTTGTAACAATTCTGTAATAAAGGCCTGGCCGTTATGCCTTTCCTCAATCTGCTCAGTAAAATGAGTTAATCTTAAATACGATTGTAGCGTTGCCGGTACAACATGACCGAGGGAACGTATTCTTTCTGCGATGCTGTTTATGATATCATCCAATTGTTTGTATTGAGTTTCAAAAAAAACATGTTTGCCATAACAATCAGCTCCTTCAACATTCCAATGGGCATTTTTAGTTTTTGTATACAAAATGTTTTCATCTGCCAATATTTTTATAAGTTGATCAGCGATTGCCTGACGATGATTGTTTGCTATTCCTATCTGTATTTTCATTTTAATTGATTTTACCGTTTTTTATACTGCAGACAATACATATAACTATTCAGCGGACATTCCGCCGTCAATAATCTGAGTTGTCCCTGTAATGAACTTGCTGTCTTCGCTTGCAAGAAATAAAACCAGTTTTGCAATTTCAATAGGTTCCGCATATCGTCCCAGCGGTATCGCTGCCTCAAATTGTTTTCTGATTTCATCACCGTGTCCAGCAGAAGAGCTCTCTTCTATAGAACGCATCATCCTGTTATTTACAGGAGAAGGATGAATTGTATTTACTCTGATTTTTCGCGAAGATGCTTCAAGGGCCGTAGTTCTCATAATGCCAACTACAGCATGTTTGCTTGTTACATAGGCGCTTAATCCTGCAAACCCCAATATTCCAGCCACAGATGAAGTTATAATGATGCTTCCACCATCGTTCATCTGGGGCAAAACATATTTATTACCCAGCCATACACCTTTGACATTGACGGATATGATTTTATCAAAAATATCCTCAGGATAATACTCAATTGGCTTTACAATCCCTTCAATCCCTGCATTGTTGAAAAACACATCTATTTTTCCAAATAATTTTATGGTCTCAGCAACATAGTGTTCAACTTCAGCTGAATTTGAGACATCTGCAACACAATATTTTATATGCTCACTGTTGAGTTCTTGAACAGCATCTTTTAGAGAATTTTCAGAAAGATCTACCAGCATTACTTTTGCTCCCTCTTCTAAAAATATTTTAGCTGTAATTTTTCCTATGCTTCCAGAACCACCGGTTATGATGGTAACTTTATCTTCTAACCTTTTCATAAGTTCAACGGTATTTAATGAATAGATTTTGGTGATTTTTTTGGTAATAATGTATATGAACTGATAATTGACCTGCGGAAAAGTCATCTTCCACAGGTCAAAGATTAAATTCAGGATTAATAAAAATCATATTCATAATTAACTTCCAGTTCATTTTTTACATTCCATATACCCGGAGTTTTCCAGGCAATACGGCCGGCTTCTTCTTTCTGATACAATGAATTTGCAGTTCCCGTTAAAGTTACTGTTGTTCCCAAAACGGATACTTTAATATCATTATCATAAATTGAGCTTCTTTTCAGGGCATCTTGAATGTCTTTTTTTTGTATTGCATCGTCTAATTCTGATTTAATTGTAATCTTATTGATCAAGCCCTTTACACCGGTAAGATATTTTACCACGCTGGCCACCTCTTCCTTTTGGTAATGCCATGGTAATTCCCCTTCTAAGGTTACCCATCCATCTTCCACTTTTACCATTATTTTATCATCAGGAATAGAATAATTAGATCGTAATGCATCCAGTACTTCCTTGGCTATTTCAGCATCTGCCTTTTTCAATGAGCTTGGAAATTTTACTTCAATATTTTCAACTAAAGCCTTAACACCAGCAACTTTTTTAGCAGCATTTTCGGCCTCAGCTTTTTTTGCATAGTTGTCAACTACGCCGGTAAGGGAAATCACACCGTCTTTTGCAATAACTCCAATTTCTGCTGCATGCAGTAATGGTTCCCATTTAATGGCATTTTGAACATCTCTTTGTAATTTTGCATTTGTTTTCATTTCAATTTTTTTTTTTGATTAATAAATGTTTAAAGTTTGTTAATTGGAAGAATTTTATAATTGTATCAAATTCTTATATTATTTTTTACTTAAAAGATTTTCTATTGTCTTATCACATGGTTTTCTTCAGATTCATGGTTATGCTTTATGTTAATTCATCCCAAAGGTCAGTAACCTGCATGAGAAATAATATGACACGTATCACTGCGAAAAATGATGCTGATCAGTTCAACAATTCAATCTTTTAAGCGCATAAAATCTTAAATCGAATTTCTTATAATAAGCGTTTGGAGAGCTTTGATAAAAAATAGATTAAAGTATAGTGATATCATTTTTTTTAGTGATGGCAGTCATTATTTGATAGTGTGGTAATTTGGAAATTTGTGGTATAAACTTCATATTATGAAAGCCTTTTTAACATTCACAATTATTTTTTGCTTTGCAATAATTACGCAAGCTCAGGATATAAAAACAGGGCAGGAGATTTCTTCTTTACTAAAAGACAATGGTACGCTCTCAAAACTGCATTATCCTCAATCGGTTGTTAGGTTTTATGCCGGAATTAATTCTGAATATGCGTGGATTACCGCAGAAAAATCAGATCAGCCTGAAACTGCAATGTTACTCTTGGAGTATTCTTATCGATTTGGTCTGTCTTTGTCTGATTATCATTGGGATGCCATTTCTCTTCAGAAATTAAGAAAGTTGCGGGATACTCCAGTCGAAGAGAATCAAAGGGAGAAAGCTGAGTTCGATATTC is a genomic window containing:
- a CDS encoding 1-phosphofructokinase family hexose kinase, whose protein sequence is MDKTILTITLNPSVDKSSSVQNIVPEKKLRCNSPIYEPGGGGVNVSRALKRLGVVSDIFFTSGGRTGRLLENLLKGEELNVFPFHITSETRENFIVLDLSTNKQYRFGFPGEELTLEQQKDILSILPTINPCPDFVVISGSLPTNTNPNFLRRLVNIYKAMGTKVIIDTSGEALKTAVEEGVFLLKPNIGELAFLVGKEKLEETDIDQAARLIISQGKAEIVVVSLGSQGAVLFSESEKIKIAAPVVEVKSTVGAGDSMVAGMVSVLVKGGNCKEALSMGIACGSATTMTQGTGLFTKENAKHLFYEIWK
- a CDS encoding Dps family protein; amino-acid sequence: MKIQIGIANNHRQAIADQLIKILADENILYTKTKNAHWNVEGADCYGKHVFFETQYKQLDDIINSIAERIRSLGHVVPATLQSYLRLTHFTEQIEERHNGQAFITELLQDHESLILILCEYIMSCKDDLHDIATEHFITRLLEIHQKMAWLLRSHIIE
- a CDS encoding ABC transporter ATP-binding protein, producing MENRGKFTAERNELQNCETLIEFKNVYKSYGSNKVLNGISFTVKRGENLVILGKSGSGKSVTVKCLVGLTKVDKGEIFISGKDITKLDNEGLNLIRMKIGFLFQNGALYDSMTVRENLVFTLQHNNKMLNEQEIETAVKEALQNVGLEEAIDLLPAELSGGMRKRIGLARALIIKPEIIIYDEPTGGLDTITAREIIGLIRNIKLKYNTSSIIITHDLTCAKYTGDRVIVLKDGIIKAEGNYKDIENNADDWVKSFFEK
- a CDS encoding MlaE family ABC transporter permease; the protein is MKTYFKNYLSIAGNIALFSRRFFKEIFKPGFEFKEFIRQCFVVGYQSLPLVTITAFIMGLVLTIQSRPAMARFGAESMIPGMVSLSLIREIAPVITALICAGRVSSGIGAELGSMKVTEQIDAMEVSAINPYRYLVVTRTLATTLMIPILVLYADLIGIMGGFVGINMHSESNIEHYFSHVFQSLEYEDILPAIIKTFFFGFFIGIIGCYEGFNASGGTKSVGKAANSAVVSASLIIFIIDLIAVQITDLFFEL
- a CDS encoding BON domain-containing protein produces the protein MKTNAKLQRDVQNAIKWEPLLHAAEIGVIAKDGVISLTGVVDNYAKKAEAENAAKKVAGVKALVENIEVKFPSSLKKADAEIAKEVLDALRSNYSIPDDKIMVKVEDGWVTLEGELPWHYQKEEVASVVKYLTGVKGLINKITIKSELDDAIQKKDIQDALKRSSIYDNDIKVSVLGTTVTLTGTANSLYQKEEAGRIAWKTPGIWNVKNELEVNYEYDFY
- a CDS encoding SDR family NAD(P)-dependent oxidoreductase; translated protein: MKRLEDKVTIITGGSGSIGKITAKIFLEEGAKVMLVDLSENSLKDAVQELNSEHIKYCVADVSNSAEVEHYVAETIKLFGKIDVFFNNAGIEGIVKPIEYYPEDIFDKIISVNVKGVWLGNKYVLPQMNDGGSIIITSSVAGILGFAGLSAYVTSKHAVVGIMRTTALEASSRKIRVNTIHPSPVNNRMMRSIEESSSAGHGDEIRKQFEAAIPLGRYAEPIEIAKLVLFLASEDSKFITGTTQIIDGGMSAE
- a CDS encoding BON domain-containing protein, which encodes MKTNAELQKDVQDAIQWEPLLYSAEIGVVVNNGIVSLTGNVDSYAKKLQAEHAAKNVTGVRVLVEDIEVKLPDPRSKTDVEIASEIITAFNANSFIPQEKITVKVEDGWVDLDGEVSWEYLREITENAVKYLPGVKGIYNNITINPEIRDTVEKSDIERALDRSSIDNSEISVSVSGTTVILTGTVHTWHQKEEAGRIAWKTPGIQDVKNKLEVDYEYNL